The following nucleotide sequence is from Triticum dicoccoides isolate Atlit2015 ecotype Zavitan chromosome 7B, WEW_v2.0, whole genome shotgun sequence.
ATTTATGGACTGCATCGGTATGGCATATTGTTAGCCGTGCTTTTCCTCGTGGTGATCACCGCAGCAGAATAATAACAACTACACAAGTGCATGACGTAGCGCTGGCATGCTCTGGTTATCACCCGGTCCGTATATATAAGATGGAACTTCTTGATGAATATGAATCTCGAAAGTTATTCTTCCGTAGGGTGTTTAGCTCTGCCCCTGGAGATGGTTGTCCTCCAGCTACCAAAGAAGTCTCATACGAGATTATCAGAAAATGTGAAGGTTTACCATTAGCAATTGCAAGTATAGCCAGTCTGTTAGCAAGCAGATCAAGCATCTTCATGCAAGATTGGAAGCACATACAAAATTCTTTTTCCTCCACTTCCGAAGGGATGAAAGATGTTTTAAACCTTATCTACAATAGTCTTCCACCTGGTTTGAGGACATGCTTGCTATATCTGAGTATGTATCCACAGGGCTACGTGATGAAGAAGGCTGAGTTGGTGAAGCACTGGGTAGCCGAAGGTTTTATCGGTGTTGTGGAAGGGCGAGGAATGGAGGAAATTGCAGAGAGTTATTTTGATGAGCTTGTCAGCAGAGCAATGGTCCAGGCCATGGACACCGATTATACTGGCAAGGTGTTGTCATGTACGGTTCACCATTTGGTACTGGATTTTATTAGGTCCAGATCCTTGGAGGAGAATTTTGTCACCACTGTGGACTATTCTGAATCAACTCTAGCACACCCTGACAAAGTTCGTCGATTATCCATCCAGTTTGGAGGGGTAAAAAGCGCATACATTCCAGAAACCATCATAACATCGAAAGTTCGGTCGCTTATGTTTTGGGGCTTCTTCAAGTGTGCACCTCCTTCCATTATGGATTATGGATTCCTTCGTATTCTGAATCTTCATATTTGGGCTGATGAAGACAATGAGATttttgacctcattggaattgGGAACTTATTTCTTCTGAAGTATCTCACGGTTGAATGTAATATCACCGTCAAACTTCCAGAGAAGATTGGAATGCTCCGGTACTTGGAGACACTGGAAGTAGATGCAAGGTTGTTTGCTGTTCCATCAGATATTGTTGATCTGGAGAGGTTACTGCACCTCCGCCTTCCGAGCGAGTCTATTCTGCCCCAAGAACTTGCCCGCATGAGATCTGTTCGCTCTCTGGGGTATCTTGACCTTAGCTGTTGCTCACCACTGAATTTGTTAGATCTTGTACGGCTGACCAATCTCCAGGATCTTCACCTCACCTGTTATACTGTTCAGCCAGCTCACCTTCCGAGCGAGTCTATTCTGCCTCAAGGAGTAGCCCACATGTCATCTCATCGCATGCTGTATTTTGGTATCATCCGTTCCATAACAGGGAATTCTAACCTCCAGGATCTCGAGCCCACCTGTTCTATGGTACAGCGAGCAGAAACTCTAAAAGAGAATGTGCAAATGTTAGGCTGGATTGTTGAGAAGCTTAGCTACTTGCAGACCATAACTTTGGTGCCTGCTTCAGTCTCCTCTCATGAGGATGATGGTCAGGCTGCAGCACCTACAAGCATAATTATTCCCCCTGATGGATTTAACATGGAGCCTCCTCCAGACCTGCTTCTACAGAGGATCGAGATGTCGCGGCACTGCTGCATCTTCCTCTGCATACCTAAGTGGTTTGGAGAGCTAAGGAAACTCTGCATCCTAAAGATTGCAATTAGGAGTCTGTCGAGGAGTGATATTGAAATCCTGGAAAGAATGCCGGCCCTCGCTGCTCTCACCCTGTATAATCAGACAACTCCCACAGAAAAGATGATCATGACTGACTCGGGATTCTATAGACTCACGTACTTCAAGTTCTTGTGCGCTGCACCATGTCTGTCATTTGAACAGGGAGCAATGCGCAGACTCCAAAAGCTCAACCTAGGATTCAACTCAAAAGAATGGAGATCGGATACCATTGAAACTGTTGGCTTGAGTCACTTGAGAAGCCTTACGGATGTATGTGTAAGACTTGGTGCTGGGGCTGCTGACAACGACAACTTCAACGTAAAAGTTGCCGAGTCGGC
It contains:
- the LOC119336153 gene encoding disease resistance protein RGA5-like, with product MAGMEDRLEAALLRAGIAADPDLEAAMQAPVTVMLGPSLLLLRELDSSGQSLLGAEELRLLRDALREVCIPLKSMSEDDGASFMARWWMKIVRELCYDTQDYLNFVQSARDRPDFSELPDRAKAVYSGLVARAKDANERRKGFQWSPKIARSDTQEARDRRISKILARMPGSFGVRTTPGAVFVEAPNKLVELLALDDDVDDKTLKVIPIIGCAGVGKTRAARTLYHKHGGKFQCRAFVSVSPNPDMRGILTSMLAQLKAPRPLGFPDVLDLIGAISKHLQGKGYFIVLDDLWTASVWHIVSRAFPRGDHRSRIITTTQVHDVALACSGYHPVRIYKMELLDEYESRKLFFRRVFSSAPGDGCPPATKEVSYEIIRKCEGLPLAIASIASLLASRSSIFMQDWKHIQNSFSSTSEGMKDVLNLIYNSLPPGLRTCLLYLSMYPQGYVMKKAELVKHWVAEGFIGVVEGRGMEEIAESYFDELVSRAMVQAMDTDYTGKVLSCTVHHLVLDFIRSRSLEENFVTTVDYSESTLAHPDKVRRLSIQFGGVKSAYIPETIITSKVRSLMFWGFFKCAPPSIMDYGFLRILNLHIWADEDNEIFDLIGIGNLFLLKYLTVECNITVKLPEKIGMLRYLETLEVDARLFAVPSDIVDLERLLHLRLPSESILPQELARMRSVRSLGYLDLSCCSPLNLLDLVRLTNLQDLHLTCYTVQPAHLPSESILPQGVAHMSSHRMLYFGIIRSITGNSNLQDLEPTCSMVQRAETLKENVQMLGWIVEKLSYLQTITLVPASVSSHEDDGQAAAPTSIIIPPDGFNMEPPPDLLLQRIEMSRHCCIFLCIPKWFGELRKLCILKIAIRSLSRSDIEILERMPALAALTLYNQTTPTEKMIMTDSGFYRLTYFKFLCAAPCLSFEQGAMRRLQKLNLGFNSKEWRSDTIETVGLSHLRSLTDVCVRLGAGAADNDNFNVKVAESALEAVVRNHPNSPRIRIKFVDVIFDGEEDETTATHENQEGKESRSARGQDGKQDATRDERQQWWPPMTAPRHYKAASMSTAMRAGALSKAVPPPRAAVPPPTSSSPSKPMPSSSLTSPPKPRRRGSRTSPPRPTSPPRPKR